From one Lolium rigidum isolate FL_2022 chromosome 4, APGP_CSIRO_Lrig_0.1, whole genome shotgun sequence genomic stretch:
- the LOC124707345 gene encoding F-box protein At5g46170-like, with protein sequence MAEYDAVESRRWRCDPGDDHHPGEDRFDDLPDPLLLVIFNRIGDVKALGRCALVSRRFHALVPLVDSVLVRVDCVIPDDPASSGPLSSAAPSSPTASARARNVFSQIARMVIGGIVKPIQALGQILSHANSAADFPPSSASLSSFRRSSSSSSSPTPGGDVSHHSPSEVLRSFKELRTLHIELPAGELGMDDGVLLKWKADFGSTLGSCVILGAASASPSSTTKDSATTPPATESDDLGSIPESFYTNGGLKLRVLWTISSLIAASARHYLLQPIISDHAMLESLDLTDADGQGVLTMDKCQLQELRVRPVSASGDSHRTLMPALSMRLWYAPHIELPGGTVLNGATLVAIKPSEEAMRDAVGTGAAGSAACGPWVSDAFEEPYRTAVRMLLKRRMYTLEMNSF encoded by the coding sequence ATGGCCGAATACGACGCCGTCGAGTCCCGCCGCTGGCGCTGCGACCCCGGCGACGACCACCACCCGGGGGAGGACCGCTTCGACGACCTCCCCGACCCgctcctcctcgtcatcttcaACCGCATCGGCGACGTCAAGGCGCTCGGCCGCTGCGCGCTCGTCTCGCGCCGCTTCCACGCCCTCGTCCCGCTCGTCGACTCCGTGCTCGTCCGCGTCGACTGCGTCATCCCCGACGACCCCGCCTCCTCCGGccccctctcctccgccgcgcCCTCCTCCCCCACCGCCTCCGCCCGCGCGCGCAACGTCTTCTCCCAGATCGCGCGCATGGTCATCGGCGGCATCGTCAAGCCCATCCAGGCGCTCGGCCAGATCCTCTCCCACGCCAACTCCGCCGCCGACTTCCCGCCCTCCTCCGCGTCCCTCTCCTCcttccgccgctcctcctcctcctcctcctcgcccacTCCCGGCGGCGACGTCTCGCACCACTCGCCCTCCGAGGTGCTCCGCTCCTTCAAGGAGCTCCGCACGCTCCACATCGAGCTCCCCGCGGGCGAGCTCGGCATGGACGACGGCGTGCTGCTCAAGTGGAAGGCCGACTTCGGCTCCACGCTCGGCAGCTGCGTCATCCtcggcgccgcctccgcctcgccaTCCTCTACCACCAAGGACAGCGCGACCACACCTCCTGCTACCGAGTCTGACGATCTAGGGAGCATACCGGAGTCCTTCTACACGAACGGGGGGCTCAAGCTGCGGGTGCTGTGGACCATCAGCTCGCTGATCGCGGCGTCGGCCCGGCATTACCTGCTGCAGCCCATCATCTCCGACCACGCCATGCTCGAGAGCCTGGACCTGACGGACGCCGATGGCCAGGGCGTGCTCACCATGGACAAgtgccagctgcaggagctgcgGGTCAGGCCGGTGTCTGCGTCCGGTGACTCGCACCGGACGCTCATGCCCGCGCTTAGCATGCGGCTGTGGTACGCGCCACACATTGAGCTGCCTGGGGGCACGGTCTTGAATGGAGCAACGCTGGTGGCCATCAAGCCGAGCGAGGAGGCGATGAGGGACGCGGTTGGGACTGGGGCTGCTGGGTCGGCGGCATGCGGACCCTGGGTTTCAGATGCCTTCGAGGAGCCGTATCGGACAGCCGTCAGGATGCTCCTCAAGCGGAGGATGTATACCCTTGAGATGAACTCCTTCTAA
- the LOC124707344 gene encoding ubiquitin carboxyl-terminal hydrolase 25, translating to MAPTAEPPAPPPPRRPRSGPPPGLKNLGNTCYLNSVVQCLASTPPLANFCLSSRHSNLCKKVFPNKDKECPFCVLEWQVARLLRAEAGAVDSPGKIIRCLPLFAEHFRRGRQEDAHEFLRYVIDACHMACLRIRKRLPAASANGDCGPEEGRGLGACMLMRETFGGALLSQVKCLVCKGESNKTDEIMDISLDLLGTSSVGDALACFFRPEILEGANKYSCERCKKLTSARKQMFIVKAPKVLVIQLKRFEGINGGKINRNIEFKEGLVLSNFMYNKTQDSQPVYNLFGSIVHSGFSPDSGHYYAYVKDTFGRWYCCNDSHVSLSSSQEVLSEKVYILFYMLSSKTQKHSTNGYSSSAVKSSNANGNGLSSATCSEALKLPLVKSNGTCSTKGIAPVPLTNGKIAPGLHIKPIHLKNSGAEKVASNGKQHLALKNKAEVNGAITPVQSNGCETEKSAEPSKTHGNDITCDKMDIGSQKMLQDADGNGHPVHFTDLQETSGVVATCAEKPFSVVSSTLDKDICTPENSKSSVLQQGVSAAVKEVATSVKDSTCVKHHLDEGKFKEMLAESASSELRSSVWADDVCNFMRSAKRQCIQKTDTPVDSDAIRKQLISDSGRVFRSKIPELLREDLIQSLRSYFEEKF from the exons ATGGCCCCGACCGCGGAGccgccggccccgccgccgccgcggcgcccgCGCTCGGGCCCGCCCCCGGGGCTGAAGAACCTCGGCAACACCTGCTACCTCAACAGCGTGGTCCAGTGCCTCGCCTCCACCCCGCCCCTCGCCAACTTCTGCCTCTCCTCCCGCCACTCCAATCTAT GCAAAAAGGTGTTcccgaacaaggacaaggagtgcCCATTCTGCGTGCTCGAGTGGCAGGTTGCGCGGCTGCTCCGGGCGGAGGCAGGGGCGGTGGACTCGCCGGGGAAGATCATCCGCTGCCTGCCGCTCTTCGCCGAGCACTTCCGGCGGGGGCGCCAGGAGGACGCGCACGAGTTCCTGCGCTACGTCATCGATGCTTGCCACATGGCTTGCCTCCGCATACGCAAGCGCCTCCCTGCGGCAAGTGCCAACGGAGACTGTGGCCCGGAGGAGGGCCGGGGTCTGGGGGCCTGTATGTTGATGAGGGAGACATTTGGCGGGGCGCTGCTCAGCCAGGTGAAGTGCCTCGTGTGCAAGGGGGAATCAAACAAGACCGACGAGATCATGGACAtcagcctcgacctgctcgggaccagctctgttGGTGATGCCCTTGCCTGCTTCTTCCGGCCTGAGATATTGGAGGGTGCAAACAAGTACAGTTGCGAAAG ATGCAAGAAGCTCACCTCAGCGCGGAAGCAAATGTTCATAGTCAAAGCACCTAAGGTGCTTGTCATACAACTAAAG AGGTTCGAGGGAATAAATGGTGGGAAGATCAATAGGAATATAGAGTTCAAGGAAGGCCTCGTTCTTTCCAACTTCATGTATAACAAAACTCAG GATTCACAGCCGGTATATAATCTTTTTGGCAGTATTGTCCATTCAGGGTTCTCCCCAGATTCTGGTCACTACTATGCATATGTTAAG GATACTTTTGGTCGCTGGTATTGTTGTAATGATTCTCATGTCTCCCTCTCAAGCTCTCAGGAAGTTTTGTCTGAGAAGGTCTATATCCTATTCTATATGCTGAGTTCCAAAACTCAAAAACATAGTACAAATGGTTACTCTTCTAGTGCAGTTAAATCTTCCAACGCCAATGGAAATGGCTTATCAAGTGCTACATGTAGTGAGGCCCTGAAGCTACCATTAGTGAAGTCGAACGGGACATGCTCTACTAAAGGTATTGCGCCGGTACCCCTGACCAATGGCAAGATTGCACCAGGTCTACATATCAAGCCTATCCACTTGAAGAATTCAGGAGCAGAAAAGGTTGCATCAAATGGCAAACAACACCTCGCTTTGAAAAATAAGGCAGAAGTTAATGGGGCTATTACACCAGTGCAATCAAATGGTTGCGAGACTGAAAAATCTGCAGAACCCAGTAAAACACATGGTAATGACATTACTTGTGATAAGATGGACATCGGTTCACAAAAAATGTTGCAAGATGCAGATGGAAATGGGCATCCAGTTCATTTCACTGACCTCCAAGAGACCAGTGGTGTTGTGGCCACATGTGCTGAAAAGCCATTTAGCGTTGTGTCCTCAACACTGGACAAGGATATTTGTACTCCGGAAAATTCTAAAAGCTCAGTTTTACAGCAAGGAGTATCTGCTGCAGTCAAAGAGGTGGCCACTTCAGTCAAGGATAGTACATGCGTAAAGCATCATCTTGATGAAGGGAAGTTTAAGGAAAT GCTTGCTGAATCAGCATCTTCTGAGCTTCGGTCCTCTGTTTGGGCGGATGATGTCTGTAATTTCATGCGTTCTGCAAAGAGGCAGTGTATACAAAAGACAGACACACCTGTAGATAGTGATGCAATCAG AAAACAGTTAATAAGTGATTCTGGAAGAGTATTTAGGTCAAAAATTCCGGAGTTACTAAGGGAAGATCTGATTCAATCCCTGAGATCATACTTTGAGGAGAAATTTTGA